From Pseudorca crassidens isolate mPseCra1 chromosome 15, mPseCra1.hap1, whole genome shotgun sequence, one genomic window encodes:
- the CCL24 gene encoding C-C motif chemokine 24, translating to MAAPMTMATGLLLTVLCTYCIVLAGSMIIPSSCCLAFISKRIPERRVINYQLSNRSVCPKAGVIFTTRKGQRFCGNPKLLWVQRYMKNLDAKQKKASSRTRVMGAKVAVKRHPANSTSI from the exons ATGGCAGCCCCCATGACCATGGCAACCGGCCTCCTGCTCACGGTCCTGTGCACCTACTGCATTGTCCTTGCAG GCTCCATGATCATCCCCTCTTCCTGCTGCTTAGCCTTCATTTCCAAGAGAATTCCTGAGAGACGAGTGATAAACTACCAGCTGTCCAACAGGAGTGTCTGCCCCAAGGCAGGAGTGAT CTTCACCACCAGGAAGGGCCAGAGGTTCTGTGGCAACCCCAAGTTGCTGTGGGTCCAGAGGTACATGAAGAACTTGGATGCCAAGCAGAAGAAAGCCTCCAGTAGGACCAGAGTGATGGGTGCCAAGGTCGCTGTCAAGAGGCACCCTGCCAACAGCACCTCCATCTAA
- the CCL26 gene encoding C-C motif chemokine 26 — MKNFPTAFPLFLVFILSVHLGAAARGSDVAKFCCFQYTHKIPPWRWVSNYEFTRNSCSQQAVIFTTKRGQKLCATPKEAWVRKYMSLLRARQQP; from the exons ATGAAGAACTTCCCCACGGCTTTCCCTCTTTTCCTGGTTTTTATCCTGAGTGTCCATCTTGGAGCTGCTGCAC GTGGCAGTGATGTGGCTAAGTTCTGCTGCTTTCAATACACCCACAAGATCCCTCCCTGGAGGTGGGTGAGTAACTATGAATTCACCAGGAACAGCTGCTCCCAGCAGGCTGTGAT ATTCACCACCAAAAGAGGCCAGAAACTCTGTGCAACACCGAAGGAAGCATGGGTGCGAAAATACATGTCTTTACTAAGAGCCCGGCAACAACCGTGA